In Maridesulfovibrio sp., the following proteins share a genomic window:
- a CDS encoding type VI secretion protein IcmF/TssM N-terminal domain-containing protein yields the protein MKKFLLNLLKIIFIVLLFVLAAVVSYSLVTYVGWPWWAGACLFGGIIGLVAAFFFVRKWMLRRREKQFVKRIVDQDDSAIAAAPLHERSRLQELQTRWTEAVQLLRNSELRKHGNPLYALPWYMVFGESDSGKSTAVASSRLTSILSDVGPTPGVSATRNCDWWFFEEAVILDTAGRYAIPIDESRDKEEWEKFLTLLVKYRKREPLNGLIITLPADRLQSGDEDSLHEYGRSLRRRINELMRLLGVRFPVYVLVTKMDLVFGLKGLVEVLPAEARSQAMGMVNEAMIPDPEQFVDNAVSGVIERLRELRMTLLDRENSFDPAFLLFAEELDRLRPRIRAFADGVFEENPYQEQPLFRGIYFSSGEQSGEQSSVFLDSLPSLRNVEKKLPGTRQGLFLHDFFSKVLTRDRNLFTPILEFLKWKLLTRNMGMLVWLLMLFVVCGLFSMSFWGNRSVLNDLFTAFPKPPEFSERIDERIAEMEGFREKIEHIEQLNSNWWIPRMGFDASLDAEQEVKQLYVKDFESELLKPVDERLTQAIEGLHAGSSEQVISDFVKLLGWRIDLIDNRLDGGKSKLLEPYELPTGKAMSSTVHDFDPDLMKFYASTYSSYLNWGQNEEAFKEQRLLLQARLGKVFSLKGADFKWLVDWVDSNPEAQDVTLRDFWGGPRLDFENEVYVSPAYTAAGHKMLIDFLAELRRAMPDDSGFEQREKDFWSWYAEQYYRAWYAFADHFPEGERQLLTKDDYNNMAHVMANPDNPYFKLLIRLKEEFEDIRTLNVPPDWVNDLFDFNIVLTQYKALKAKGVAESSQKAEDSLRKIVAELGGKMAKNIDARIASAKSLDEYMQVLNDMAGFTTSQETAFKSAAALYPSTGQGAGEGEDSKSQAGAVKKNPVDSATRAMAAMKTRMSSGGQGTRMFWNLVSGPLEFTVYVITMEASCELQQLWEGKVLAETAHVPEDKLRTNLFGKSGLVDKFTSGSAAPFLSRGVKGWQSRKWLGIPFPFREDFFVFLNDGEQGAQEIQPEYNVSLSTIPTSVNSNATVEPYATVLSLECGSGKQELVNYNYSEKTTFQWKPDQCGTTTLTIRFPGLDLVRAYEGRLGFAKFLSEFRNGEVNFTPNDFPDQEKGLQMLGISSVKVGYNFSGAVPVIGVLNIKPLNIPNFITDCWQQ from the coding sequence ATGAAGAAATTCCTACTCAATCTGCTCAAGATCATATTTATTGTGTTGTTGTTTGTTCTGGCGGCAGTCGTTTCTTATTCGCTTGTCACCTATGTTGGCTGGCCGTGGTGGGCCGGAGCCTGTCTTTTCGGCGGGATAATAGGGCTGGTTGCCGCTTTCTTTTTTGTTCGTAAATGGATGCTGCGCAGGAGGGAGAAACAGTTCGTCAAGCGTATCGTGGATCAGGACGATTCGGCTATTGCCGCTGCTCCGCTGCATGAGCGTTCGCGGTTGCAGGAGTTGCAGACTCGCTGGACTGAGGCCGTGCAACTGCTGCGTAATTCTGAGCTTCGTAAGCATGGCAATCCTCTTTATGCGCTGCCGTGGTACATGGTTTTCGGTGAATCTGATTCCGGAAAGAGCACTGCCGTAGCCAGCAGCAGACTTACTTCCATTCTTTCGGACGTGGGTCCGACTCCCGGCGTTTCCGCCACACGCAATTGTGATTGGTGGTTTTTTGAAGAGGCGGTCATCCTTGATACTGCCGGGCGCTATGCTATCCCGATTGATGAATCGCGGGATAAGGAAGAGTGGGAAAAATTTTTGACCCTGCTGGTGAAGTACCGCAAGCGTGAACCGTTGAACGGCTTGATCATAACCCTGCCTGCCGACCGCTTGCAGTCCGGTGATGAGGACAGCCTGCATGAATACGGGCGCAGTCTGCGTAGGCGTATCAATGAGTTGATGCGTCTGCTTGGTGTTCGTTTTCCTGTTTATGTGCTGGTTACCAAAATGGATCTCGTCTTCGGGCTCAAGGGACTGGTCGAGGTTCTGCCTGCCGAAGCCCGTTCTCAGGCTATGGGTATGGTAAATGAGGCCATGATTCCTGACCCGGAACAGTTTGTAGATAACGCTGTTTCCGGGGTAATCGAACGATTACGGGAACTGCGGATGACGCTGCTGGACCGCGAGAACAGTTTTGATCCGGCGTTTCTGCTTTTTGCTGAAGAACTGGACCGTTTGCGGCCTCGCATCCGTGCTTTTGCCGACGGAGTATTTGAGGAAAATCCCTATCAGGAACAGCCGCTGTTTAGGGGAATTTATTTTTCCAGCGGAGAGCAGAGCGGAGAACAGAGTTCTGTCTTTCTGGATAGCCTTCCCTCTTTGCGGAATGTTGAAAAGAAATTACCGGGGACTCGTCAGGGTTTGTTTCTGCATGATTTTTTTTCCAAGGTGCTTACCCGTGACCGCAACCTGTTCACCCCCATCTTGGAATTTTTGAAATGGAAGCTGCTGACCCGGAATATGGGAATGCTGGTCTGGTTGCTGATGCTTTTTGTTGTTTGCGGCCTGTTCAGCATGTCTTTCTGGGGTAACCGCAGCGTTTTGAATGATTTATTTACCGCCTTCCCCAAACCGCCTGAATTTTCCGAGAGAATTGATGAACGCATTGCGGAAATGGAAGGTTTCCGTGAGAAAATTGAGCATATTGAACAGCTTAATTCAAACTGGTGGATTCCTCGTATGGGCTTTGATGCCAGCCTTGATGCTGAGCAGGAGGTCAAACAGCTTTATGTTAAAGATTTTGAGTCAGAGCTTCTCAAGCCGGTTGATGAAAGGCTGACTCAGGCTATTGAGGGCCTGCATGCCGGTTCTTCTGAGCAGGTGATAAGTGATTTTGTCAAGCTGCTGGGTTGGCGTATTGATCTGATTGATAACCGTTTGGATGGCGGAAAGTCCAAGCTGCTGGAGCCGTATGAACTGCCCACCGGGAAGGCAATGTCCAGCACTGTGCATGATTTCGACCCTGATTTGATGAAATTTTATGCCAGTACCTATAGTTCCTATCTTAATTGGGGGCAGAACGAGGAGGCTTTCAAGGAACAGCGGCTTCTCTTACAGGCAAGGCTGGGTAAGGTCTTCAGTCTCAAAGGAGCTGACTTCAAATGGCTGGTGGACTGGGTTGATTCAAATCCAGAGGCGCAAGACGTTACTTTGCGTGATTTCTGGGGCGGTCCGAGATTGGATTTTGAAAATGAGGTATATGTTTCTCCTGCATATACTGCTGCCGGACACAAAATGCTTATTGATTTTCTTGCCGAATTGCGCCGGGCCATGCCTGATGACTCCGGTTTTGAGCAGCGTGAAAAAGATTTTTGGAGCTGGTATGCCGAGCAGTATTACCGTGCATGGTACGCTTTCGCCGATCATTTCCCCGAGGGGGAGAGGCAGTTGCTGACCAAAGACGATTACAACAATATGGCTCACGTAATGGCCAACCCGGATAACCCGTATTTCAAATTGCTGATCAGGTTGAAAGAAGAATTTGAGGACATTCGAACTCTGAATGTTCCGCCTGACTGGGTTAACGATCTTTTTGATTTCAATATTGTATTGACCCAGTACAAAGCCCTCAAAGCCAAGGGAGTGGCTGAATCTTCCCAGAAGGCAGAGGATTCCCTGCGTAAGATTGTGGCGGAACTTGGCGGTAAGATGGCTAAAAACATAGATGCCCGCATAGCGAGTGCCAAGTCTCTTGATGAGTACATGCAGGTCCTTAATGATATGGCCGGTTTTACCACCAGTCAGGAGACTGCCTTCAAGAGTGCTGCCGCCCTGTATCCTTCCACTGGACAGGGGGCCGGGGAAGGCGAGGACAGCAAGTCACAGGCCGGCGCGGTTAAAAAGAATCCTGTTGACAGTGCAACACGGGCCATGGCCGCCATGAAGACTCGGATGAGCAGCGGCGGGCAGGGGACTCGAATGTTCTGGAATCTGGTGTCCGGTCCCTTGGAGTTCACGGTTTATGTAATTACCATGGAAGCTTCATGCGAATTGCAGCAGCTCTGGGAAGGCAAGGTGCTGGCTGAAACAGCCCATGTTCCTGAGGATAAACTGCGGACGAACCTGTTTGGTAAAAGCGGGCTTGTGGATAAGTTCACATCAGGCAGCGCAGCTCCTTTCCTGAGCAGGGGAGTTAAAGGCTGGCAGAGTCGGAAATGGCTTGGCATTCCTTTTCCGTTTCGTGAAGATTTCTTTGTCTTCTTGAATGATGGTGAGCAGGGCGCGCAGGAGATTCAGCCTGAATACAATGTAAGTCTGTCCACCATACCTACTTCTGTAAACTCCAACGCAACAGTAGAACCATACGCTACCGTCCTATCTCTTGAATGCGGAAGTGGTAAGCAGGAGCTTGTGAACTACAATTATTCCGAGAAAACGACTTTCCAATGGAAGCCGGACCAGTGCGGCACAACAACCCTGACTATCCGCTTTCCGGGTCTTGATCTGGTCAGGGCTTACGAAGGCAGGCTCGGTTTCGCCAAGTTCCTGTCAGAGTTCCGTAATGGCGAAGTTAATTTTACTCCCAATGATTTCCCTGATCAGGAAAAGGGGTTGCAGATGCTTGGGATCAGTTCAGTTAAAGTCGGGTATAACTTCAGCGGTGCCGTCCCGGTCATCGGGGTGTTGAACATCAAGCCCTTGAATATTCCGAACTTCATAACCGACTGCTGGCAGCAGTAA
- a CDS encoding DotU family type IV/VI secretion system protein: protein MHLSDCFLELFTYIRLLTESAEMAGVEYVQVREDVGKLISRMDDRSDRIDVSEEFYDEARFAVFAWADEAVLVSEWSGMNEWLKHPLQRKFYGTANAGEEFFERLDGLLERNNGMLDQSLFAEMEDEGEVVAESKNNLSEVLEVYALCLSLGYTGKYFNESGEEKLAELRRECVKRIPGGLESYGDQAFPQSYGTGKIASRKCCYGRILDPVSLIFFILPVLVCGGMYLAYKVLLEHSLKLWFG from the coding sequence ATGCATCTTTCAGATTGTTTCCTTGAACTCTTCACCTATATCAGGCTCCTGACCGAATCGGCGGAAATGGCCGGGGTCGAATATGTACAGGTGCGCGAAGACGTGGGGAAGCTGATCAGTCGCATGGATGACCGTAGCGACCGGATTGATGTTTCCGAAGAATTTTATGACGAGGCCCGGTTTGCGGTATTTGCCTGGGCAGATGAGGCCGTGCTTGTTTCTGAATGGAGCGGGATGAATGAATGGCTTAAGCATCCCTTGCAGCGTAAGTTCTACGGGACAGCCAATGCCGGAGAGGAGTTCTTTGAGCGGCTGGATGGATTGCTTGAACGTAATAACGGTATGCTGGACCAGAGTCTTTTCGCTGAGATGGAAGATGAAGGGGAAGTCGTTGCGGAGAGTAAAAACAATCTGTCTGAGGTGCTGGAGGTTTACGCGCTCTGTCTTTCCCTTGGTTATACCGGGAAATATTTCAACGAGTCCGGGGAGGAAAAGCTTGCTGAATTGCGCAGGGAGTGCGTGAAACGTATTCCGGGAGGACTGGAAAGTTACGGTGACCAAGCCTTTCCACAATCGTACGGAACCGGGAAGATCGCTTCGCGCAAGTGCTGTTATGGACGAATTCTTGATCCGGTTTCACTTATTTTTTTTATCCTGCCGGTTCTGGTCTGCGGCGGGATGTATCTGGCTTACAAGGTTCTGCTTGAGCACAGCCTGAAGCTTTGGTTCGGCTGA
- the tssK gene encoding type VI secretion system baseplate subunit TssK, translating into MHADKPLFWHQGLFLQPQHFQLADQHQLHRLRALRQYGLPYFWGVTGLKIRDGALERREFEVSEIEVLFDSGHLVTFPGNAHIEPRSFDKAWGDGGKPFPVYLGLRKWNPEGGNVAQEEDTAASVNTMFAVSPDPVEQPDLLGSGPPAQLKPMRYVLRLFWENELDDLGAYNIIPLARLERDVQEVRLAENFVPPCITLKASRWLNDIFRDISDQVASRCRRLEQYKNPSGLGSCDLDFTSTVFLLVLRTLNRYAPQLDHYVQAPHIHPWHAFGLLRQIIGELSSFSREMSALGEDAGGKKVLPDYDHENIGLCFEKAREIITNILDSLTAGPELMSQFVFNDPYFTVELPDRAFAAGNSFWLLVRTENPEQALPELLNIAKLSATRGMSTLLARAVQGIGIIHEENLPPGLPRTKGSLCFRIDTESPHWADVANSGSLSLYWDSAPSDLSVYIAAMRG; encoded by the coding sequence ATGCATGCAGACAAACCTCTTTTCTGGCATCAGGGATTATTTTTACAACCACAGCATTTTCAGCTTGCAGATCAGCATCAACTTCATCGTCTCCGGGCTTTGCGCCAATACGGTCTTCCCTATTTCTGGGGTGTAACCGGATTGAAAATCAGAGATGGAGCCCTCGAGCGTAGAGAGTTTGAGGTCTCTGAAATCGAGGTTCTTTTTGACAGCGGTCATTTGGTGACTTTTCCGGGTAATGCCCATATTGAACCGCGTTCCTTTGATAAGGCGTGGGGTGATGGCGGCAAGCCTTTTCCTGTTTATCTTGGTTTGCGAAAATGGAATCCTGAAGGAGGGAACGTCGCGCAGGAGGAAGACACCGCAGCCTCGGTGAACACCATGTTCGCAGTTTCACCGGACCCTGTTGAACAGCCTGATCTGCTGGGAAGCGGCCCGCCGGCGCAGCTTAAACCAATGCGCTATGTGCTGCGTTTGTTTTGGGAAAATGAACTTGATGATCTCGGGGCTTACAACATCATTCCACTGGCAAGACTGGAGCGGGATGTTCAGGAAGTCCGTCTGGCTGAAAATTTTGTGCCGCCCTGCATCACTCTGAAAGCTTCAAGGTGGCTGAATGATATTTTCCGGGATATCAGCGATCAGGTAGCTTCACGTTGTCGCCGCTTGGAGCAGTACAAAAATCCGTCCGGACTTGGGTCCTGTGATCTTGATTTTACCTCCACTGTTTTTTTGTTGGTCCTGCGGACTTTGAACCGATACGCCCCCCAGCTTGATCACTATGTGCAGGCTCCGCATATTCATCCGTGGCATGCCTTCGGACTGCTGCGCCAGATTATAGGGGAGCTGTCTTCCTTCTCCCGTGAGATGTCCGCCCTTGGCGAGGATGCGGGCGGAAAAAAGGTTTTGCCGGATTATGATCATGAGAACATCGGCTTATGTTTTGAGAAGGCGCGGGAAATTATCACGAATATTCTGGACAGCCTGACCGCCGGTCCGGAACTGATGAGCCAGTTTGTGTTTAACGATCCATATTTTACCGTGGAACTTCCAGATCGGGCTTTTGCTGCCGGAAACAGCTTCTGGTTGCTGGTCAGGACAGAGAATCCTGAGCAGGCGCTTCCGGAACTCCTGAATATTGCCAAACTTTCAGCCACCAGGGGCATGAGCACACTCTTGGCGCGTGCTGTCCAGGGTATAGGCATTATCCACGAGGAAAATTTGCCGCCCGGCCTGCCGCGCACAAAGGGTTCCCTGTGTTTCCGCATTGACACCGAATCCCCGCACTGGGCCGATGTGGCCAATTCAGGAAGCCTTTCTCTTTACTGGGACAGCGCACCCAGTGACCTGTCGGTCTATATCGCAGCCATGAGAGGATAA
- the tssJ gene encoding type VI secretion system lipoprotein TssJ, whose amino-acid sequence MRGRLFIFMLLLLVPVSGCGGNKKPVNPTTVTTPASSPDQMKWTYQTDAISFKLGVAKNLNEYDGAPHSLLLCIYQLSNISKFNEFSGSSAGMEKLFNCTSFDPSVTQVKREFVQPGHNSTISMDRAEGTKFVGVVAGYYDLQGKGSRTWQIPMDVSETGMLWWSDTWYSPAKLDAMIILGPHEIQKVGE is encoded by the coding sequence GTGCGCGGCAGATTATTCATATTCATGTTGCTCCTGCTGGTGCCGGTTAGTGGCTGCGGCGGAAATAAAAAACCGGTTAACCCGACGACTGTAACCACTCCGGCTTCAAGCCCGGACCAGATGAAATGGACCTACCAGACAGATGCCATTTCCTTTAAACTGGGCGTGGCCAAGAATCTAAATGAATACGACGGGGCTCCCCATTCGTTATTACTCTGCATTTATCAGCTTTCAAATATCAGCAAGTTCAATGAGTTCTCAGGATCTTCCGCCGGAATGGAAAAACTTTTTAACTGCACCAGTTTTGATCCCAGTGTTACGCAGGTCAAGCGTGAATTTGTGCAGCCTGGACACAACTCGACTATCAGCATGGACCGTGCTGAAGGAACTAAATTTGTGGGCGTTGTGGCCGGGTATTATGATTTGCAGGGTAAAGGTTCGCGCACATGGCAGATACCCATGGATGTCAGTGAAACCGGGATGTTATGGTGGAGTGATACCTGGTATTCCCCTGCAAAGCTTGATGCCATGATAATTCTTGGACCCCATGAAATACAAAAGGTAGGGGAGTAG
- a CDS encoding type VI secretion system contractile sheath large subunit, with protein sequence MHIGLPPFKILALAPFSPYLETDNPPLITTDPLAVDQALAELNPTLDIPLDPKVYPAASINISISRLADFRPKNIKKQPAFKAICGQLEKESETVHPIPPTPKSSTALDDILSMVDSGQPQQPAAGSNAEPQINSCLLQTIFTHPAFRKMESAWRGLELLARQVPSDSKCNVELILVPVTEHNLLATLEKIADSLSSSPPDITLLDHSLSNSPLSIKILDKIMTVSEQILTPVFVDFGPKFFEIGSWTEIDRLPFVPTQLEGAEYGRWKTLRQQPAAGWVIGCAGKLMGRAMHKPEEGFSSSLSETEPLWLSSVWGAAALCARSLAESGRTTLFANHSDTRLVSLPLTEGRSPSPVIPSLNTERIKDFRLAGINTFAFSGDQAFLLGAVSIDGGPANLRFYLSRLIHFLIQLSAEKRKDFSDLEPQLTKAVSLFLQQQGYPEPYDLSIKKGEPSTDSVLLEISITPGPEILPGNTPISFGFNW encoded by the coding sequence ATGCACATTGGATTACCGCCTTTTAAAATTCTGGCTCTGGCACCATTCTCACCCTATCTTGAAACAGACAATCCACCTCTCATTACGACAGATCCGCTTGCTGTTGACCAGGCTCTTGCCGAGCTGAACCCAACTCTGGATATACCGTTGGACCCAAAGGTATATCCCGCCGCTTCCATCAACATTTCCATAAGCAGGTTGGCAGATTTCCGACCTAAGAATATAAAAAAACAACCAGCCTTCAAAGCAATCTGCGGACAGCTGGAAAAAGAAAGCGAGACTGTACATCCAATCCCACCGACTCCTAAAAGCTCCACAGCCTTAGACGACATTCTGTCCATGGTCGACAGCGGGCAACCGCAACAGCCAGCAGCCGGCTCCAATGCCGAGCCACAAATTAACAGCTGTCTTTTGCAGACAATCTTTACCCATCCCGCTTTCAGGAAGATGGAATCAGCATGGCGGGGACTGGAACTTCTGGCCAGACAAGTTCCTTCTGACAGCAAGTGCAATGTAGAACTTATCCTCGTTCCTGTCACAGAACACAACCTGCTTGCAACACTGGAGAAAATTGCTGACTCCCTGAGTTCTTCACCGCCGGACATCACTCTGCTGGATCACAGCCTGAGCAACTCACCACTGTCTATAAAAATACTAGATAAAATTATGACTGTTTCTGAACAAATTTTAACACCGGTATTCGTTGATTTCGGGCCTAAATTCTTCGAAATCGGAAGCTGGACCGAAATAGACAGGCTGCCTTTTGTCCCCACCCAGCTTGAAGGAGCTGAATACGGACGCTGGAAAACTCTGCGGCAGCAACCAGCAGCAGGCTGGGTAATCGGTTGCGCCGGAAAACTCATGGGGCGGGCCATGCACAAGCCGGAAGAAGGATTCTCATCTTCACTCTCCGAGACGGAGCCGCTTTGGCTCAGCTCAGTCTGGGGAGCAGCAGCCCTTTGCGCACGCAGCCTTGCCGAGAGCGGCCGTACTACCCTTTTTGCCAACCATTCCGACACCCGTCTGGTGAGTTTACCCCTTACCGAAGGCCGCAGCCCCAGCCCAGTGATCCCGTCCTTGAATACTGAGCGAATCAAGGATTTCCGGCTAGCCGGAATCAACACATTTGCATTCAGCGGCGATCAGGCTTTCCTTCTTGGCGCAGTATCCATTGACGGCGGTCCGGCAAATCTGCGGTTCTATCTTTCAAGGCTGATCCACTTTCTGATCCAGTTATCCGCTGAAAAGCGGAAAGATTTCAGTGACCTCGAACCGCAATTGACTAAAGCCGTCTCGCTTTTTTTGCAGCAGCAGGGCTACCCGGAGCCTTACGACCTGAGCATTAAAAAAGGAGAACCGTCCACAGATTCGGTTCTCCTTGAAATATCAATCACGCCCGGACCGGAAATCCTGCCCGGTAACACTCCAATCAGTTTTGGTTTTAATTGGTAA
- a CDS encoding DUF4150 domain-containing protein has product MFALTMGAGVDMGFPDVCLTPAGPVPVPVPYPNIAESATSAPAAYNVLCDCMPTLNQTSLGLVSEGDEPGVELGVVSHLESGQTEYIVGCITILADGIPVQRLTSVTGQNSLGVLPNAPGICAVPSQVTVLTLG; this is encoded by the coding sequence ATGTTTGCGCTTACTATGGGAGCCGGTGTGGATATGGGCTTTCCCGATGTCTGCCTGACTCCGGCAGGCCCGGTCCCTGTCCCGGTTCCTTATCCGAACATTGCCGAGTCAGCTACTTCGGCTCCAGCGGCATACAACGTTCTTTGTGATTGTATGCCTACTTTGAATCAGACTTCGTTAGGTCTGGTCAGTGAGGGAGATGAACCCGGAGTAGAACTGGGGGTGGTCTCCCATCTGGAGTCCGGTCAGACTGAATATATCGTCGGCTGCATAACAATCCTTGCTGATGGTATTCCCGTGCAGAGGCTGACCAGTGTCACCGGACAGAATAGCCTTGGGGTTCTGCCGAACGCTCCCGGAATATGCGCCGTACCCAGTCAGGTAACGGTTTTGACGCTTGGGTGA
- a CDS encoding DUF3540 domain-containing protein, which translates to MNNLARRHETLAPRLEYGLVILVDGGLVVETSLGELEAQKAVSCLVSPEVGDSVLVSVDAQGGVWILSVLSRAEAGPTSIEIEGDVTLRSKNGSLTFAADEELNCISSRAVLHSDEVEISAGKVSLTSRMFSSNVERVKKVAVNVDEISREFTRRVVNYFRFTKEHEDCQAESRRQLVDETLTVQSKNTMIVSEEHVKIDGELIHMG; encoded by the coding sequence ATGAACAATTTGGCTAGGAGACATGAAACTCTCGCTCCCCGGCTAGAGTATGGGCTGGTGATTCTGGTTGATGGCGGTCTTGTGGTTGAAACTTCCCTTGGCGAACTTGAAGCGCAGAAGGCGGTCAGTTGTCTGGTCAGCCCGGAAGTCGGGGACAGTGTGTTGGTTTCTGTGGATGCGCAGGGCGGGGTCTGGATTCTTTCTGTTCTGAGCAGGGCGGAAGCCGGCCCGACTTCCATTGAAATTGAGGGTGATGTTACTCTGCGCAGTAAAAACGGGAGTCTGACTTTTGCTGCGGATGAAGAGCTGAACTGCATCAGCAGCAGGGCCGTTTTGCATTCAGATGAGGTTGAAATTTCAGCCGGAAAGGTCTCACTGACCTCGCGCATGTTCAGTAGCAATGTGGAACGGGTCAAGAAGGTCGCAGTGAATGTTGATGAAATCAGTCGGGAATTTACCCGCCGGGTAGTCAACTATTTCCGGTTCACCAAAGAGCATGAAGATTGTCAGGCCGAATCCCGTAGACAGCTTGTGGATGAAACTCTGACCGTGCAGAGCAAAAATACCATGATAGTTTCCGAAGAACATGTGAAGATCGACGGTGAATTGATTCATATGGGTTAG
- a CDS encoding pentapeptide repeat-containing protein, translating into MSTMNREQILAAIADNQTLRDVDLSGADLSGADLTGGRFYNVKLHGADFSGANILKTGFKNCEFNECRFDGTDLTKINLQRMSFVGASFKEAKIHMGTLQRADFSGADFSGAELTWSMAQHSSFKGANMRSIKIVKSVLSHSDLDGADFFGANLDRVVFNGASFKGTKFKGGTYFKIMMRGADLENQDISGQLFSQVLLDSANLRGSNLSGADMTMSNFMGADLTGADFSGTVLRNCMFSGAKLRQSNFTRADMTKAYLGEVDATIADFSGATMVHAIFKKANCQAAKFIGTKLQHSDFSHADLTHADFSRASMYRAKLHCIVEKDTRWDGASLIMLQGTDKDLEEAENWVHD; encoded by the coding sequence ATGAGCACAATGAATCGAGAACAGATACTTGCGGCCATTGCCGACAACCAGACTCTGCGCGATGTGGATCTTTCCGGTGCGGACCTTTCCGGCGCCGATCTTACCGGGGGCCGTTTTTACAACGTGAAGCTGCATGGAGCTGATTTTTCCGGGGCCAATATCCTCAAGACCGGATTCAAAAATTGTGAGTTCAATGAGTGCCGCTTTGATGGCACTGACCTGACCAAGATCAACCTGCAGCGTATGAGTTTTGTCGGAGCTTCATTCAAAGAAGCTAAAATTCACATGGGAACCCTCCAGAGAGCCGATTTCAGCGGTGCAGATTTCAGCGGAGCGGAGCTGACATGGTCCATGGCTCAGCATTCCAGTTTCAAGGGTGCGAACATGCGTTCCATTAAGATCGTCAAATCCGTGCTGTCACATTCCGATCTGGACGGTGCTGATTTTTTCGGGGCCAATCTGGATCGGGTTGTTTTTAACGGGGCTTCGTTCAAAGGCACTAAATTCAAAGGCGGTACCTATTTCAAAATAATGATGCGCGGGGCAGATCTGGAGAATCAGGATATTTCCGGGCAGCTCTTTTCACAGGTTTTGCTCGATAGCGCAAATCTGCGTGGTTCCAACCTTTCCGGTGCGGATATGACCATGTCCAATTTCATGGGCGCGGACCTTACCGGAGCGGACTTTTCCGGCACGGTGCTGCGTAACTGCATGTTCAGCGGGGCAAAATTGCGTCAATCAAACTTTACCCGTGCCGACATGACCAAGGCATATTTGGGGGAAGTCGACGCAACAATCGCCGATTTTTCCGGGGCGACCATGGTGCATGCGATTTTTAAAAAGGCCAATTGTCAGGCCGCAAAATTTATCGGGACCAAGCTACAGCATTCTGATTTTTCGCATGCGGACCTGACCCATGCCGATTTCAGCAGGGCTTCCATGTATCGAGCCAAGCTGCATTGCATAGTTGAGAAGGATACACGCTGGGATGGTGCGTCATTGATTATGCTGCAAGGTACGGACAAGGATCTGGAAGAAGCCGAAAACTGGGTACATGACTGA